From the Plectropomus leopardus isolate mb chromosome 20, YSFRI_Pleo_2.0, whole genome shotgun sequence genome, the window ACATACCTAGTCTTTGTATtgttttcaattaaataaaggtcaaaaaggATCTGCAAATAGTTAcattctgttttaatttgctttttacaCAGCATCCCAACTTTTGGGGAATCAGGgttgtatttcattttgtaaGAGTATGTTTATGACATCAGAATTGTTCAACAATTTCCAGACTTTTCTGCCACGATCTGCCCTAATTCACCAACCCAGCCCTACTTGCACATGCAGCCATTAATCAAAAGTAATCTTGTTGTCCACATGAGTTCATTTGCACACATGCTGCAAAAAAGAAGTCGCCATTTGAACATGGTGACCGATACAAGTACACTATATTCTTCCGGCAAACAGAATTCAAGTGCAGTTTAATTTATAACTTCTTCTCTTGGCTGCTGAGTGTCTGCTGAGTTACTCAGTGTTTATTTAGTTTGACTTCACTGTGAGAGGCTGTGTGGTTCAGCATCTAGAGGACTCATGGACCAAGGTTTGTGGATTAACATGGCTTCACAAAGGCCTGTGATGGAGGCTAACAGAGTTAGAAATCCTACAGCAGCTTGCAGTGGGCCACCAAATGACCCTACTCTGGTAGTTACACCTGCTCCACGCCCTCGTCAGTCACACAGTCTGCTGGATGGTGAGAAGACTGCAGCAGTCTTGCTGTTCTCAGGACTGTTCCTAGCCCTTCTGGGTGTCACTTTCACCACTATGGGCTGGCATCAATACCAAGCTGACTTCGACTTTGAGTGGACCCAACTGCTGGGTCCCATCCTGATCTCTGTTGGAGGCACTTTTATGCTTACAAGTGTCTGTAAGTTTGGGATCGCCTCCTGCTGGCCCTGCAGACAGTGGGATGAAGAAGCACTTGTCATGCCTGTGATGGAGCAAAACTCAACGCAACATTCTTTTACACTGAGTGGCATAAATCAGCCAATCATGTTACACGATGCCACAACAATGCTGTGTATTCCACCTCAGTATAACTTTACAACCCAGGAGGCACACCAAGCTGTTGGGTTACAGCCTGGGGGGTCTGTGAATGGCGTCCTTGCAGCCTGTCCTCCATATGACGCTGTGTGCTGTGTGGACAATGCAGCTTTTACAGCAGAAGAACACAGCTCAGCTCACCAAACAGACACAGACTGCAGAAGAAGCAGGTAGGGAACAGTGCTTATGTGACAGACAGTGCTCCACCTTTCGAAAGGCACAATGTTTTATCCCTGCTGAGGTCCCATATTACTCAAACCTGCTGTGGTGATGGATATGTGGTTTAACAGGACTGGTAcgtgcaacttttttttctccaaaaaacaaacaaaaacacatgccatCAAAAAGCAAGCGATCCCAGTGGAGAGTTttgctttttagaaaaaaaaaacatcgttTGGCTCTAGGTTCATATGGAAAGTGAACACcgggctcctgggtgaaaatCTTTTGACTGGACCCATCCAAACCCCACCCCACCCGCCCTACTGGGACTTTCCAACTTCTTATACGATGtcgttaccggcagcatttcaacttgATGCCGTACAGCAGCTTATCATACAGCCATGATAGGTTACATGTGGCTGTGTTATCAATGACGCTGCCCGTCTGTGTATCATACGGCCACACCACTTTTGTCCAGCAAcgtatttgacgactttggaatgagaatgggctgagtTGGGTTAAAATTTCAATTGAGAATTTTCAACAGCAGCCTTTGACAAAATTAcctgatttttcaaaaaataaccAATATATATTTGACCCAACTTGAGTAACACCATGGTTGGGGTAAAAATTTAACCAGAAAATTTTTAATTGTGtagattttccctttttttgtgtttctatttactgttttttccccttcctATGTTTCTGGGCTCCCTTTGCTCATTTACCCAGccacacacctgtcctgcatcagccttgttagtccttccctgctcctcagtttctcccagCCTGTTCATCACCtcattcccctcacctgagcttctctgccaTTTTtatccacctgcacttcattccctcatcagtctagtttgtatttaagtcttGGTTTTCAGGTCAGTCTGTTTGATCCTTGATTTGCTTGTGACAACTTCAATTTGCTGTTTCCCTGCTTGTAACAAAGCGTTATCTTTTTGGGGTCCTTATTAGACTGAACACATCAGATTATTAGTCATATCAAATGAAAGAtaagaaaacaaagcatttcaGTATGCAGTTTCTTCACTTTCCATATCCATGCAGTTTTCAACCAGCTGATATATTTCAGCAGTATAACCTCATTCCTGtaattcagttatggcttttggttttggtgtgccactcCAAGATTTTCAGTTGCCCCATCTGACCACCCCTCTGAAAAATTTCTGGAGGTGCCACTGGTATTACCTACCATCGATGGCAGCTGAAACACTCCcggtttggagaagcaggcaggagttaGAAAGCTATACAATATACTGCTGTGGgtggaaaacatattttagccacctaaaaaatatatacctACACACCTCTCTCTTTCAGCCCATTCAGTCTCCCTCTGCAAAACGTCATCTCTGTAATCTGGTTAATTAGCTGtttgaaagctgagaaaattgacttgatttccttcaaaaacacggaaagaAGGCAGTgaaaaacttaacaagaaatgacccaaaaatccacaagaaaatgacctaaaattagcaaaaataaataaatatataaataaaggaaagaaaagtaacagcaaaaaacagagaatgaaTGACCTGAAAGGGTGTGAAGAAGtgttaaaataaagcaaaaataataaacatacatGATCATGTGTTTTCTGgaatctaattttaaatatataatataaaattagttttactgatattttcatttgatacttttctattttttaagctAAGTTTTAGGTCACTTTCTTCAccttttagtatttattttgcatttcacacCAAGTctctgattgccttttttttttttttaaaaaaagatcccatctcaaaaggtttaaatacttgtgaaaggtgtctgaatgcaatGCATGCAACAAAAATGATGTCCATGTAATGctaaaatagatttttctgctgcccccccatccacagcagtacattacttaACATCCATGTCaatactcctgcctgcttctccaaactgggggtgtggcCACCACCATGTACTGAGATTAATACACTTACTATGTATAAGTAACTCATATGAACCCcatcttaaaaaaactaaactgtcCCTGTAAGTCAGATTTGAGTGTGTTAAACATTCACAGCttctcattaaaacaaaacatgccagAGTTCTTTTCTTATTAACCACGAGCTCACTTTCCTCTTGGCCCAAAGTGTTTTTGGCCGTCAATACTCTCTCAGCCAATTATGGTGGAATGAATCTCTTTATGACCGTCAACACACTGATATTGATTCACATAAATGACTATGGTTTACAATGTGTCACATACGTTCTGGTCAGTttgaaaaagtaacaaaatcaaactgtttAGTTAAGAGGGGGAAAATGTTGAGAAGAGATAATCAGTGCAACACTCTCTTTGGCTgtccataaaataaaataagcctCGTGTGAATGAAATGAGGacaattaaaaccaaaatagTTTCTCATGAGCTGTGTTGATATTCAGAGCAGTGTTTCTGGCTCAAGCTGCGGCCTGCACTGTGTCGAATCAATGTcatatcaaacacattttacacagtttatGTGCTTTGCAAAGGAAAAACTAATTGTGgcgtatatatttttttttttttcagttcatcaTATTTTCCCACCTGTTCCTAAACCAAGCGCTGAGGGGAAACATAACACTGCGTATTGTCATAAAACAAAGTCTCTTGCCACTAATTGCAGGATCCCATTTATTTGAAATCCAAATCAAATATCCTTGGACAGACGCTCCGCTGAACACAAAGCTGCGTTCCATTACTGGAAAGTTACAagttttcactttcttttattgtttttagacGATTACTCCCAGCAGGTTTCCAGGAAAAGTAATTCACTTTAATAAAAGCAGACAGCAGGAATAATACAGTTAACCTAGGCTAACTCTAAACTGCTGCCCTGATCATATGAACACATGCTCCGCTCACCAGCTCTCACTTATGTTGTCACAACTTCTGACCTGTTTCACTGTGTTTCCACGGGTTAATGCCAAATAGAGGCATGATCAAGGGAGAAATTGCTCAacctcagtgttttcttttaaagggCAATCTGCTTCCTAACGTTAACCAATGGGGCCTGTAAACATTTGAATATCAGCCAGCTCTTGTCTCTCTCAGATATGTTGTTTGATTCCTTGTAGGACTgagaagacagaagaagaaagaggacgTGCTGACGCCGCCTCTTCACCTCCACCTGCATACGAAGACATCTACCCTTCTTTTAACAAACACGATGTGACATAAACGCCTCCTGAATCTTGTTAGGAATTTTCATGTCTCCTTTGCAAGTGATTTGATAAAATGTCCCGCAGAACAAAACGTCCCCTGTGTTTCATTCCACAGCAACACAacttctctctgtttcctctcacAGCTGTTATCATGAACAGTTACCATCATAATTATGGATGAAGTCATAAAATCCACTAAGATGAGGCTccctggaagaaaaaaaaaactcattaaaatggAGATTTATGGACAGCTCCATCTGAGGGCTTCAAGGTTCTGGAAACTTAGAGATACTGCATTTAtattcagcaaaataaaacacatatttatccAGAGCTTGTTGTCTCTCAATAGCTGCAGAAACCGCTGTACATGCCTGATAAATGTTGGCAGAGAGAGTGTGGACACACACCATTGACTGACACAATATGGGAACAATTTGCAAGagataactaaaaaaaaaagattttgtttttatgctgcaagaaaattaacatcaaaatatggtgtgtgtgtgtgtgtgtgtgtgtagagaggtCAGGTATAAAACAACTAatggtattattattgttgttatttttattattataataataataataataataataataataataataataataataataataacaataatgctGATGACGTCAGCAACCCACTCAGATGAAGCAGAAGtgttatgtttggtttttttttcccgctGGATCATTCACTATATGTACAAGTAGTGAGGCGTTTACTGTCGGTTGTGTTTGCAGGATAAAAACAAGTGTCAGTGCACCACACGGGGGCAGAAACACTGAGGAAATCAATACACTCACCGGGTCAGGTCAGGTGCTTTTACCAGGATCAGGGGCCTATAAAGCCTATAAATGCATACAATAATactactttaaaataataataataataataataataataatataataataataattataataataatgtcgcaattaataaaacaatatctGCTCTTTAAACCAAACTTCCTTGTTTATTAGATATATTGGGCACTTTATTCATATCTTTCATTGCAACTAAATTTTATTCACCtgttggttttttgttgttgttttttgaattttatgattttaatctGCTTTGTATTTGGAGTATATGTTTTGCCACTTTTATAGCTCACCCTACAGCTCTTTAAACTTTtatactctttttttgttgaaaggTGCTATAGAGAATTAAAAAACTCGCCTTGCCTAAAATACTGTCGTTTTTGTTAATAATTAATGAGTGTATTACTGCCTTcgtttcctattttttttttcttcgtggAACTCTGTGGATGGCGATCTTTTTGGACACGAAGATGAAGATGAACGAAATTCAAACTGAATTAGGCAAAAATAAAGGAATTAGCCCAATAACATCAAAAACACGTCTGTGTGCAGCTTTACATTTCATAGAAATATTACGTCAATAAACAATCGATAaattaattgtaattataataaaatcaatcaatcaatcagtcgaAACATTAATAGAGATttcatttaattgattttgtttaatGGTGTATCAATTTGAATTTGAACTTCTGATgcttattaattattaattgtgcatttaaaatgataaaaatgtagattataaaagaagaaaagaaagaaaataccgTAGGAATTCATATTTCTTTGACATGTCAGTTTGTACTTTTGGggaaaaagtttatttaaactTCAATAATTTATTTAGGCTATGTGGTTCAAACTTTTTTTCGAGTGATATTACTTCTAAAAACTCTGgtttcaaaatctaaaaaaatatagattaaaaattcaacatttacAATTGACTGTTTTGTAGCCTATAATGCGTATGTCGGTGTGATCTGTTTTATTATTAGCGCTTTAAACTAAATTTTTagcagtgagaaaaaaacattttaattgactcaatctatttttttatttacaggcaAGATGACATGTCACTGTAGTCAGCTCGGTAAATAATGTCTCCAGaactaaaaatatattgttttcttcAACACTTGCTCAAATCCCTCTTAAATTTACTGCCGGCGTTGCTCCCCAAAAGCACGCGCACTCAAAACAACTTTTTCTCccccaaaactgaaaattcaTAGCAATTTAGCAAACATCTCAGACCTCCTTCAAACTTTGTGCCGTTTGCCTGCAGATCTGAAACCGCAGCGCAATATgactttcattatttttacagcacaGTAAAATGCGGGTGGCCGACAGGGCCCATTATTTCACCATCCTGCAGCATCGGAGACGATTTATGAAAGTATTACGGAACATGTTGAACGATAACAACTCCGAAATAAaagagaggctgaaaaaaagaagaaaaagtccCAGAGAACGTGTGTCCTGATATGAGTTTTAGGGTTATGAATGGGTTATTAGCTTTCATTTTGCGGTTAATAATAAGGGAAACCACTTTATTTCCACCAAGATCTTTTAAAGAGAAACGcaacaataatcaataaattatgtacaaaaaagtgttgaaattaTTTGGCAGTTATGTCTTAATGCACTATGATTTCTATAAAACacctcaaatttaaaaaaaaaaaaacgcgctgagtttatgattttaaaaagctcaacaggtgttttttggttCTTTATGTATCTCTGCTGGACTGAACCAACGTTTACTCTcccactgtgtttttttgtcacgtGTTTTCCAGGATGAGCGTGCAATTGTGCGCCCGCTAAAGTGGTGGGATTGTGCAGGAGGGCCCGAGCCGGAGGCCCTCTCACTAAACCACATGTGCTCCCAGCTAAACATTTGTGGACGGATTTGGAAACTGCATCTGAGATGGCATTTTCCTTTTGAAATCAAAAATACCAAAGGGTCAGATAATCCCTGGAAATCATGATTAGACTAGAGTAATTAGCTGCGACCTTGCTCTGCATGCTGGCAGCCAGTGGACGCAGCCATTGTGTTTGCATTGTTACACCACCGGACTCCCATATGGTGCATGCTAATAAGACCGAGGAGGCTTGGTCTCTGCAACTCAGCAAACAGCTGAAGTTGGTGTTCAGACTGTAACCTGAGCTCATTGTGTTCTGTTATAACACTGCTCAACAAGGGGCTTTGTTTTGACtgacaaaaagctgcaaaatacATGGCTGACTACAGGTGTAGATTTTCGGGGAGATTGCATCTTCCTTTTAATATTTagagcatcagagaaacatttGAGTAATAACTTgctgagtgcataaaaaatcaccagaatgcagaaaaatcaaGGGTTTAAtactcaaaattttctggcaaaGGCAAACCCCTTGTTTTGTTCCATAATGTGTCCCCTGAATGCTGAAATTAAACATATGCCCTTATGGCTGACAGTTTGGAAAactttacaaaaagaaaattctgtttattttcagcaATTGTTAAACCTTTATATTAACACGTATGTGGTCATTTAAACTTTTACATAGTGGTAGATTTTGAGGGTGGGTGCAGGGGACACACATTTGCAtaataaagtgatgaaaaagcagacattgatgcataaaaattcaccagtaTGCAGAAAAATCAAGTGATTAATAGGCTACTCAATTTTTGGCGAGGGGATCTGCAAACCTCCTTTTGTGTCTCCCATGATGCTGAAACTATGCCCACGTGGCTGACAGTGTGGAAAacattacaaaagaaaagaaagttttgtTTCAGCAGTTGTTCAATCTTTCAATCAATACACAAAGAAGTAGTTATGTAGACTTTTACATGTAGAATTTAGGGTGGATGCAGGGGGCACATACCCCCcaatatttacaacatgtgCATTAGATGAGGacttttgtaaaaattaaacacattagCATGATACATTGATGAAAAGGCACTCACTGTATGAAAAtttaccagaatgcagaaaagtTAAGTGTTTAATTACTAAACATTTTCTGGCGAAAGACCTGCAAAAACCCATTTTGTGTCTCCCCCACTGCTGAAACTAAACCTATGCCCCTGTGACTGACAGTGTAGAAAActttacaaaagaaaagtaatttttttttcagcaattgtTCAACCTTTAAATTAACACACAGAAGTAGTCATTTAACCTTTTACAAAGGTGTAGATTTCGGGGGCAGGTTCCCCTCAATATTTACAACATACACCTGTTCACcccaatgaaaacacaaaaatatagggacttttattttgacagaattaaATAGATGCAGAGGAGGAACaaaacaatgcagaaaaaatgtacCAGAATGCAGTATATTGACTGTTTGGCACTGAAAATATCCTGAGGGAGTCAGTCCTCATTACTAAAATGAAACAGACACCTTTGTCCTCTAACATgcaattttccctttttgttccACCTTGTATGACTTTAAGGTGCCTTAAATCATCTTGTttcacactgactgactgtgttCTACATCTTCACTGAAACACTAAGTGAAATCCTCAAACCCAAAGattgtgttctgtttttttttattacctgcATGATTCCCTTAAAGAGAGATAATGAATGCAAAACTTTCAGTCACATTTCCCCAAAGTGCAGCTGGACAtatttgccagaaaaaaaagtttgtgttctGTTTGGCTGCACAGCAGTAGTTTTGAGTAACAGGTGCCTGCTTTTTAAGGTTACTTCTTTCTTATTGCTTATGAATCTATTGAATTATTAAGGGAATTATCAGCAGTCAGCTATGGATCTTTTTAAGTTTGCAAAATGTAACTAACAAAAAACTTCTACATAATACCTATATTGTATAAAACTGAGATGCAGATTAGCCTGGGCGGATAGAGGTAGACTGCAGCACTGATCTGTACTTTCTTTCCAGGTTGGTTAGAGAGGAAACTTTTTTACAAAGATATGTTGTTGCAAAAGGCCAAATATGTTGAATTTGAcgaaattaaatacatttacaacataaatTGATGCACAAAAGGCTCATTCATGCATAAAAACTCACCAGAATGtagaaatgaagtgtttgacGCTCCGAATTTCCAGAGAAAAGACCCCAAACCCCCCAGTTTCATATGTGCTTCccttaaatgttgaaataaaatcacTCACTTGAATCACTTATTACTCACTCAGGCAGTGATTTCaatctgtttttgcttttgacCCCATGATACGAAGTGACTGTGACCTCTTGTCACAGGGTTAAATATGTATTCGCTGTGAACACTTCTGCCAATTACCTCTTCTCGGCTTGTTTCATTTGAAGAATTTTTAGATTGTGAAGAGGTAAAACTAAGATCTGAGATCtgagaaaatactgaaaaatataaacataagtAAACATGGCTTTGTAtagctgattttttaaattatgcatttttaaaaattttgatgACTATCTTGTGACCCATTGTTAGaggtcccaaaaaactgctttcaggaaaaagaaaatgtctcaaTGAAAAACTGGTGACGAAGTGTTcactggaataaaaaaaatatgatgcagttagttttcttttcacttttttaaaatagttttatattacatatttgctttatttatgtGAGTGCTACAAACAAAGCTCCATTTACTTCCATTATATAGAattcacagagacagacatttaaatcctattaaaaataaaagccaaaactTTCTTCATGGCTTGActccacaaaataataaataaataaataaaaatgttttcatgtattttaagTGTACTGACCTTTTAAATGTCACATGCATGTGTGGAATTGGCTGTATTTGAGGAAAAAACTTCTCACTACAATGACATTAAAGCACACAAGCTTCTGTCAGGACATTATTTTGACGGGGGCGGCAGATCTGGCGAGCCTCATTCACATTTTCCTCTAAGAGTCCCTCATGATTATTTTTAGCAGCTGAAAGTGgctgttttcaaaataagttcCTGACCGTATATCAAAAGATCCCTGTGCCGCAGTGGTGGGCTCGCTCTGGGTGCCTGCTTTCatttcactctgtgtgtgtgtgtgtgtgtgtgtgtgtgtgtgtgtgtgttacagccTGTGCAACTACAGGGCATGAAGACAGGGGACAAATGGATTCCATGTTTGCAGGAAAACATGCTGGAGGCGCAGGAAAACTTTGTTGTTTATGAAGAACACGTGAAACCAATCAAATCTGAATTATCTTCCTGTTGTTCCAGCTTTTGTCGTTTGCAGTTTTCAGTTCGCTCGCCAGCAGTGTCACCACCCAGCGAGCAGGTCTGTGTCTGTGCGTGAAAGGTAGATCGTTTACTGGGTGCACACGCAGTGAACTCACATGCACCCGGAGACActtttgggttgttgttttttgggtccCTGTCACTGTGAAATTTATTTGACTGGTTTGTCACTTTCAGATTAAAGTCCTCACactttttattgtgcttttgcTGGTGGTGAAGGtggtgaaaaatgcaaattatcagctttttttaatcctaaagggacaggaaaacaaactcatttactctgttttttgttgctcttcttcttgcttcctctctctcactctctctcgctctctctctcactcacacacacacacacacacacacacacacacacacacacacacacaacaagcagACAAGTTTGCAAGAGGAGCGTCTAAACCTCAAGGGGATCTGATAAATAGTCAGCCCACAGGAAATGATTTGCAGACCTCCTCAGCATAATAACCCATTTACATACTCATCGTCATGGTGCtgggctgcacacacacacacacacacacacacacacacacggaaaaaCACAATTCCActtctctctaacacacaccaTAAGCACACACAAAGTATGCATAAAATAGTGCACAACAGGTACGTGCAATAACTTGGAGATGTGCTTTCATATCCAAATACCCAATACCTtgcctgcaaaacacacacacacacacacacaagactgaACCAGTTTTTTCAGAGCTAATGTGAACTATCAGCTGCACTCGagtcatttctctttctttattgACTGCGAGCCAACAACTGCATGCAGCCATGATAAAGTCATAtccctccctgtctctccctctaATAACTTTCCCCTCACAGTTTTTTACGGCCCTCCCCGGCTGCACCTCAAGGAGCAGGTGTTCAGCTCATTCAGCGAGAGCACAGCGAGGTCATGCGCTGCGTTATTGGGAATAACCATATATGTGTTATGAGGGCAGCCGTAGTGGATTG encodes:
- the tmem174 gene encoding transmembrane protein 174, giving the protein MDQGLWINMASQRPVMEANRVRNPTAACSGPPNDPTLVVTPAPRPRQSHSLLDGEKTAAVLLFSGLFLALLGVTFTTMGWHQYQADFDFEWTQLLGPILISVGGTFMLTSVCKFGIASCWPCRQWDEEALVMPVMEQNSTQHSFTLSGINQPIMLHDATTMLCIPPQYNFTTQEAHQAVGLQPGGSVNGVLAACPPYDAVCCVDNAAFTAEEHSSAHQTDTDCRRSRTEKTEEERGRADAASSPPPAYEDIYPSFNKHDVT